In Syngnathus acus chromosome 21, fSynAcu1.2, whole genome shotgun sequence, one genomic interval encodes:
- the usp9 gene encoding probable ubiquitin carboxyl-terminal hydrolase FAF-X isoform X2: MTATTRGSPVGGNDSQGQAPDAQSQPPLPQNQTSSPNSSNENSPVSPPSEHGQGDGPPQLEEEEPAFPHTDLAKLDDMINRPRWVVPVLPKGELEVLLEAAIDLSKKGLDVKCEACQRFFRDGLTISFTKILTDEAVSGWKFEIHRCIITNTHRLVELCVAKLSQDWFPLLELLAMATNPHCKFHIYNGTRPSETVPAVAQLADDDLFARPPDPRSPKGWLVDLINKFGTLNGFQMLHDRFMSGEALNVQIIAALIKPFGQCYEFLTLHTVKKYFLPVIEMVPQFLENLTDEELKKEAKNEAKNDALSMIIKSLKSLASRVPGQEETVKNLEIFRLKMILRLLQISSFNGKMNALNEVNKVISSVSYYTHRHNPEEDEWLTAERMAEWIQQNHILSIVLRDSLHQPQYVEKLEKILRFVIKEKALTMQDLDNIWAAQAGKHEAIVKNVHDLLAKLAWDFSPEQLDHLFDCFKASWTNASKKQREKLLELIRRLAEDDKDGVMAHKVLNLLWNLAHSDDVPVDIMDQALSAHIKILDYSCSQDRDTQKIQWIDRFIEELRTNDKWVIPALKQIREICSLFGEAPQNLRKKMRINMQMNLVGQTQRNPHVFYRHDLINQLQNNHALVTLVAENLSAYMETMRQFSKEEQAEFDPQIVRPGSRYSHVQEVQERLNFLRFLLKDGQLWLCAPQAKQIWKCLAETAVFLCDREACFKWYSKLMGDEPDLDPDINKDFFENNVLQLDPSLLTENGMKCFERFFKAVNCREGKLVAKRRAYMMDDLELIGLDYLWRVVIQGSDDIASRAIDLLKEIYTNLGPKLQVNQVEIHEDFIQSCFDRLKASYDTLCVLDGDKDSINCARQEAIRMVRVLTVLKEYINECDSDYHEERTILPMSRAFRGKHITLIVRFPNQGRQVDDLDIWSHTNDTIGSVRRGILNRIKANAAHTKIELFIGGEVVDPADDRKLIGQLNLKDKTLITAKLTQVSTNMPSSPESSSDSSTGSPGNHGNHYGDGPNPEVESCLPGVIMSLHTRYISFLWQVADLGCQLNMPLLRDGARVLMKLMPPDNKTVENLRAVCLDHAKLGENSLSPSLDSRFFGPSPSQVLYLIEVVYALLMPASAALGEDASDFQYNFLKSGGLPLVLSMLTRNNFLPSADMETRRGAYLNALKIAKLLLTAVGFGHVKAVAEACQPTAEGNIPVSPINQATHDQALVLQSALQNIPNPASECMLRNVAIRLAQQISDENFFQTSKSIPDICVIREVQKIVWASGCGTVQLVFSSNEDISKIYEKTNAAKEPDEEDEQVCCEALEVMTLCFALMPTALDTLSKERAWQTFIIDLLLHCHSKSVRQMAQEQFFLMATRCCMGHRPLLFFITLLFTVLGTTAKERAKHAGDYFTLLRHLLNYAYNSNINLPNAEVLLNNEIDWLKRIRDEVKRTGETGVEETILEGHIGVTKELLAFQTPEKKYYIGCEKGGANLIKELIDDFIFPASNVYLQYMKSGEFPTEQAIPVCSAPASINAGFELLVALAVGCFRNLKQIVDTLTDMYYLGGETLTEWEYLPPVGPRPNKGFVGLKNAGATCYMNSVIQQLYMIPPIRHGILAIEGTGTDVDDDMSGDEKQENETNVDPRDEVFSYHHQFDDKPASKAEDRKEYNIGVLRHLQVIFGHLAASRLQYYVPRGFWKQFRLWGEPVNLREQHDALEFFNSLVDSLDEALKALGHPAMLSKVLGGSFADQKICQGCPHRYECEESFTTLNVDIRNHQNLLDSMEQYVKGDLLEGANAYHCEKCNKKVDTVKRLLIKKLPPVLAIQLKRFDYDWERECAIKFNDYFEFPRELDMEPYTVAGVAKIEGDDVNPESQVIQQNEPSEPTPVGSSKYRLVGVLVHSGQASGGHYYSYIIQRNGGDGEKNRWYKFDDGDVTECKMDDEEEMKNQCFGGEYMGEVFDHMIKRMSYRRQKRWWNAYILFYERMDSLDKDSELVKYISELTISTAKPHQVKMPGVIECSVRKQNVQFMHNRMQYSLEYFQFIKKLLTCNSVYLNPPPGQDHLLPEAEEIAMISAQLAARVLFSTGFHTKKVVRGPASDWYDALCILLRHSKNVRYWFAHNVLFAYPNRFSEYLLECPSAEVRGAFAKLIVFIAHFLLQDGPCPSPTASPGTSAQGCDNLSLSDHLLRAVLNLLRREVSEHGRHLQQYFNLFVMYANLGLAEKTQLLKLNVPATFMLVALDEGPGPPIKYQYAELGKLYTVVSQLVRCCDVSLRMQSSINGNPPLPNPYGDTNLTAPVMLVQQLVAEILFVRTSYVKKIIEDCSNSEETVKLLRFSCWENPQFSSTVLSELLWQVAYSYNYELRPHLDLLLQILLIEDSWQTHRIHNVLKGIPDDRDGLFDTIQRSKNHYQKRAYQCIKCMVALFSNCSVAYQILQSNGDLKRKWTWAVEWLGDELERRPYSGNPQYTYNNWSPPVQSNETSNGYFLERSHSARMTLAKACELCPEEEPDEQEAPDDQDSSPPEDTSLYPHSPGTTQFQQNNHPHGQPYTGPAAQHMNNPQRPGPASAPPPGPTQAPTPVPAPGPGGPSPGPRAQENSESTEEIAPAPTPAPASTPAPALPKE; encoded by the exons ATGACGGCCACCACGCGTGGCTCTCCGGTGGGGGGCAATGACAGCCAGGGCCAGGCGCCTGATGCTCAGAGCCAACCTCCGTTGCCACAGAATCAG ACTTCGTCTCCTAACTCATCTAATGAGAATTCTCCAGTGAGCCCACCCAGCGAGCATGGACAAGGGGATGGACCTCcccagctggaggaggaggagcccgCCTTCCCCCACACTGACCTAGCCAAGCTAGATGACATGATCAACAG GCCTCGTTGGGTGGTTCCAGTTTTGCCAAAAGGAGAGTTAGAAGTCCTTTTGGAGGCTGCAATAGACCTCAGTAAAAAAG GACTGGATGTGAAGTGTGAGGCGTGTCAGAGGTTTTTCCGAGATGGTCTGACTATCTCGTTTACAAAGATTCTAACAGACGAGGCAGTCAGTGGCTGGAAGTTTGAGATTCAT CGGTGTATCATCACTAACACACACCGCTTGGTGGAGCTGTGTGTGGCAAAGCTCTCTCAGGACTGGTTCCCACTACTAGAGCTGCTGGCTATGGCCACCAACCCTCATTGCAAATTCCACATCTATAATGGCACGCGGCCCTCTGAGACCGTCCCTGCCGTAGCGCAGTTGGCCGATGATGACCTTTTCGCCAGACCACCCGACCCACGTTCGCCTAAG GGCTGGTTGGTGgacttaataaataaatttggcaCATTAAACGGGTTTCAAATGTTGCACGATCGCTTCATGAGCGGCGAAGCACTGAACGTCCAGATCATCGCTGCACTTATCAA GCCTTTTGGCCAGTGTTATGAGTTCCTCACCTTGCACACAGTGAAGAAATACTTCCTCCCTGTCATTGAAATGGTCCCCCAGTTCCTGGAGAACCTCACTGACGAGGAGCTTAAGAAAGAGGCCAAGAATGAAGCCAAAAACGACGCACTGTCCATGATAATCAAGTCTCTAAAGAGTCTTGCATCGCGCGTACCAGGGCAAGAGGAGACTGTGAAGAATTTAGAGATTTTTAGGTTAAAAATGATTCTTAG GTTATTGCAAATTTCTTCTTTTAATGGCAAAATGAATGCACTAAATGAAGTCAACAAAGTGATCTCCAGTGTGTCCTACTACACTCATCGGCACAACCCTGAGGAGGATGAATGGCTCACTGCAGAGCGCATGGCG GAGTGGATCCAGCAGAACCACATCCTTTCCATCGTCTTGAGGGACAGTTTGCACCAGCCTCAGTACGTCGAGAAACTGGAAAAGATCCTTCGCTTTGTTATCAAAGAGAAAGCTCTTACCATGCAGGATCTCGACAACATCTGGGCAGCACAG GCTGGGAAACATGAGGCTATTGTGAAAAATGTCCATGACCTCCTGGCCAAGCTAGCATGGGATTTTTCCCCTGAGCAGCTTGATCATCTATTTGACTGTTTCAAG GCAAGCTGGACGAACGCCAGCAAGAAACAGCGTGAGAAACTGCTGGAGCTTATCCGCCGCCTGGCCGAGGATGACAAGGACGGCGTGATGGCCCACAAGGTCCTCAATCTGCTGTGGAACCTGGCCCACAGCGATGATGTGCCTGTAGATATAATGGACCAAGCTCTGAGCGCTCACATCAAAATATTAGATTACAGCTGCTCACAG GACCGAGACACCCAGAAGATCCAGTGGATCGATCGCTTCATTGAGGAGTTGCGAACCAATGACAAATGGGTGATTCCCgccttgaaacaaatcagagAAATCTGTAGCCTTTTTGGAGAAGCGCCACAGAATTTAAG AAAGAAAATGCGAATTAACATGCAAATGAATTTAGTGGG TCAAACCCAGAGGAATCCACATGTGTTTTACCGGCATGACCTTATCAACCAGCTGCAAAACAACCACGCTCTAGTTACGCTCGTGGCTGAGAACCTGTCGGCCTACATGGAGACAATGCGACAATTCTCCAAAG AAGAACAGGCAGAGTTTGACCCTCAGATAGTCCGACCAGGAAGCCGCTACAGCCATGTCCAGGAAGTGCAAGAACGACTTAACTTCCTGAG GTTCCTTCTTAAAGATGGCCAGCTGTGGCTCTGTGCCCCTCAGGCCAAGCAGATTTGGAAGTGTCTGGCTGAGACTGCAGTCTTCCTCTGTGACCGCGAGGCCTGCTTCAAATG GTACTCCAAACTTATGGGCGATGAACCCGACCTGGACCCAGACATCAACAAGGACTTCTTTGAGAATAATGTCCTGCAACTTGACCCGTCCCTGTTGACGGAGAATGGCATGAAGTGCTTCGAGAGGTTCTTTAAGGCCGTCAACTGCAGGGAGGGCAAACTGGTAGCCAAACGTAGGGCCTACATGATGGACGACCTGGAACTCATTGGCCTAGACTACCTTTGGAGG gtgGTAATTCAAGGAAGCGATGACATTGCGAGCAGAGCCATCGACTTGTTGAAGGAGATCTACACCAATCTTGGACCAAAATTACAAGTCAATCAG GTGGAAATTCATGAGGATTTTATCCAGTCGTGTTTTGACCGTCTGAAGGCCTCTTACGACACCCTGTGTGTGTTGGATGGAGATAAAGATAGCATAAACTGTGCCCGCCAGGAGGCAATCCGCATGGTGCGTGTTCTTACTGTGCTCAAGGAGTACATCAATGAATGTGACAGTGATTACCATGAAGAGAGGACCATCCTGCCCATGTCCAG AGCGTTCCGGGGAAAACATATCACGTTGATCGTGCGCTTCCCTAACCAGGGGCGCCAAGTGGATGACCTGGATATCTGGTCACACACCAATGACACAATTGGCTCTGTGCGCCGCGGCATCTTAAATCGCATCAAAGCGAACGCCGCACATACCAAGATAGAGCTCTTCATTGGAGGGGAGGTGGTTGACCCTGCTGATGACAGGAAGCTTATTGGACAACTGAACTTGAAAGACAAAACG CTGATCACAGCCAAGCTAACTCAGGTGAGCACCAACATGCCCTCCAGCCCGGAGAGCTCGTCCGACTCTTCCACCGGCTCACCAGGGAACCACGGCAACCACTATGGCGATGGGCCCAATCCTGAAGTGGAGAGCTGTCTTCCCGGCGTG ATCATGTCGCTGCACACGCGGTACATCTCCTTCCTGTGGCAGGTGGCTGACCTGGGCTGCCAACTCAACATGCCCCTACTTAGAGATGGAGCCAGAGTTCTCATGAAACTCATGCCTCCAG ATAACAAAACTGTGGAGAACCTGCGTGCTGTGTGTTTAGACCATGCCAAGCTCGGAGAAAACAGCCTCAGCCCTTCACTGGACTCCCGTTTCTTTGGCCCCTCACCCTCACAAGTGCTCTACCTCATTGAG GTTGTGTATGCTTTGCTGATGCCAGCCAGCGCCGCTTTGGGCGAGGATGCTAGTGACTTTCAGTACAACTTCCTGAAGAGCGGTGGCTTGCCACTGGTGTTGAGCATGCTCACCCGGAATAACTTCCTGCCGTCAGCCGACATGGAGACACGGCGCGGGGCTTACCTCAATGCACTGAAAATCGCCAAGCTCCTCCTCACTGCTGTAGGATTTGGTCATGTGAAAGCTGTGGCAGAGGCCTGCCAGCCCACCGCTGAGGGAAATATCCCCGTTTCCCCG ATTAATCAGGCCACTCACGATCAGGCTCTGGTGCTGCAGAGTGCCCTGCAAAACATTCCAAATCCTGCCTCAGAATGTATGCTGCGCAACGTAGCCATCCGCCTGGCACAGCAGATTTCTGATGAG AATTTCTTCCAGACATCAAAGTCTATTCCAGACATCTGTGTCATCAGAGAGGTACAGAAAATAGTGTGGGCCTCAGGCTGTGGCACGGTGCAGCTTGTCTTTAGTTCTAATGAAGATATCAGCAAGATATACGAGAAG ACGAACGCAGCTAAGGAGCCAGATGAAGAAGACGAGCAGGTGTGTTGCGAGGCCTTGGAAGTGATGACATTATGTTTTGCCTTGATGCCCACAGCCCTTGACACCCTCAGTAAGGAGAGGGCATGGCAAACCTTCATTATTGACTTGCTGCTACACTGCCACAGCAA ATCAGTGCGTCAGATGGCCCAGGAGCAGTTTTTCCTCATGGCAACCAGGTGTTGCATGGGCCACAGACccctccttttctttattaCCCTCCTTTTCACTGTTCTGGGG ACCACCGCTAAGGAGCGAGCTAAACACGCCGGGGACTACTTCACTTTGCTCCGGCATCTCTTGAACTATGCCTACAACAGCAACATCAACCTGCCAAATGCCGAGGTGCTGCTCAACAATGAGATTGACTGGCTCAAAAGGATAAGG GATGAAGTCAAGAGGACAGGCGAGACCGGTGTGGAAGAGACCATCTTGGAAGGCCACATTGGTGTCACCAAGGAGCTTCTTGCCTTCCAGACTCCTGAGAAGAAGTATTACATTGGCTGTGAGAAAGGAGGCGCTAACCTCATCAAG GAGCTGATTGACGACTTCATCTTCCCGGCGTCAAACGTTTACCTGCAGTACATGAAGAGTGGCGAGTTCCCCACGGAGCAGGCCATTCCAGTGTGCAGCGCCCCAGCCTCCATCAACGCTGGCTTTGAGCTCCTGGTCGCGCTTGCTGTCGGCTGTTTCCGCAACCTCAAGCAGATCGTCGACACGCTCACGGACATGTACTATTTGG GCGGTGAAACGTTAACAGAGTGGGAATACCTGCCTCCTGTGGGCCCACGGCCAAATAAAGGCTTTGTGGGTCTGAAGAACGCTGGGGCCACGTGTTACATGAACTCTGTAATTCAGCAGCTGTACATGATTCCTCCCATTCGCCACGGCATCCTGGCCATCGAGGGCACGGGAACCGATGTGGACGATGACATGTCAGGCGATGAGAAGCAGGAGAATGAG ACGAACGTGGATCCTCGTGATGAAGTGTTTAGCTATCACCACCAGTTTGACGATAAGCCTGCCAGTAAAGCAGAAGACCGGAAGGAGTACAACATTGGAGTTTTGCGTCACCTGCAGGTCATTTTTGGCCACCTGGCTGCTTCCAGACTGCAGTACTATGTCCCAAGAGGCTTTTGGAAGCAATTCAG GTTATGGGGTGAACCTGTGAATCTAAGGGAACAGCATGACGCTTTAGAGTTTTTCAATTCTTTGGTGGATAGTTTGGATGAAGCACTGAAGGCCTTGGGTCATCCCGCTATGCTTAGCAAAGTGCTAGGAGGCTCTTTTGCCGATCAGAAGATCTGTCAGGGATGCCCTCACAG ATATGAGTGTGAGGAGTCATTCACAACACTTAATGTAGACATCAGGAATCACCAGAACCTTTTGGACTCAATGGAGCAGTACGTCAAAGGAGATCTCCTTGAGGGAGCCAACGCATACCACTGTGAAAAGTGTAATAAGAAG GTGGACACAGTCAAGCGACTTCTGATCAAGAAGCTGCCGCCGGTCCTTGCTATCCAACTGAAGCGCTTTGACTATGATTGGGAGCGGGAATGTGCCATCAAGTTCAATGACTACTTTGAATTTCCGAGGGAGTTGGACATGGAGCCATACACAGTAGCGGGCGTGGCCAAGATTGAGGGCGATGACGTCAACCCGGAGAGCCAAGTGATCCAGCAGAACGAGCCCTCTGAACCCACCCCTGTGGGCAGCTCCAAGTACCGTTTGGTGGGGGTGCTGGTCCACTCGGGCCAGGCCAGCGGCGGACATTACTACTCGTACATCATCCAAAGAAATGGAGGCGATGGCGAAAAGAACCGCTGGTACAAGTTCGATGACGGCGACGTGACGGAATGCAAGATGGATGAcgaggaggagatgaagaaCCAGTGCTTTGGCGGCGAATACATGGGCGAGGTGTTTGATCACATGATCAAAAGGATGTCGTACCGAAGACAGAAACGATGGTGGAATGCCTACATCCTTTTCTATGAGCGTATGGACTCCCTAGACAAGGACAGTGAGCTTGTCAAGTACATCTCCGAGTTGACCATCTCCACTGCGAAGCCGCATCAGGTCAAGATGCCTGGTGTAATCGAGTGCAGCGTCCGCAAGCAGAACGTCCAATTTATGCACAACCGAATGCAATACAGCCTGGAATATTTCCAGTTCATTAAGAAACTTCTGACCTGTAACAGTGTCTATTTAAACCCTCCTCCAG GGCAAGACCACCTTCTGCCAGAGGCTGAGGAGATTGCTATGATCAGTGCTCAGCTGGCTGCTCGGGTCCTCTTTAGCACAGGCTTCCACACCAAGAAAGTAGTCAGGGGTCCTGCCAGTGATTG GTATGACGCCCTTTGCATCCTGCTGAGACATAGTAAGAATGTACGCTACTGGTTTGCACACAACGTCCTGTTTGCCTACCCCAACCGCTTCTCCGAGTACCTACTGGAGTGCCCGAGCGCTGAGGTGCGTGGCGCCTTTGCCAAGCTCATCGTTTTCATCGCTCACTTCTTGCTGCAAGACGGCCCCTGCCCCTCCCCCACTGCCTCGCCCGGAACATCTGCTCAG GGCTGTGATAACCTCAGTCTAAGTGACCACCTGTTAAGAGCTGTCCTCAACTTGCTCAGACGAGAGGTTTCCGAACACGGCCGTCACCTGCAACAGTACTTCAACCTCTTTGTCATGTATGCCAATCTGG GCTTGGCAGAAAAGACCCAGCTGCTAAAGCTGAATGTGCCTGCCACGTTCATGCTAGTAGCGCTGGACGAAGGCCCCGGCCCCCCCATCAAGTACCAGTACGCTGAACTGGGCAAGCTCTACACGGTGGTCTCTCAACTGGTCCGCTGCTGTGACGTATCATTGCGCATGCAGTCGTCAATCAATG GTAACCCCCCTCTGCCTAACCCCTACGGGGACACCAACCTGACAGCCCCGGTAATGCTGGTGCAGCAGCTTGTGGCTGAGATCCTGTTTGTGAGGACCAGCTATGTGAAGAAGATCATTGAGGACTGCAGCAACTCTGAGGAGACGGTGAAGCTTCTCCGCTTCAGCTGCTGGGAAAACCCCCAGTTTTCCTCCACTGTACTCAGTGAGCTACTGTGGCAG GTGGCATATTCCTATAACTATGAGTTGAGGCCTCACTTGGACTTGCTGCTACAAATCCTTCTCATTGAGGACTCCTGGCAGACTCACAG GATCCATAATGTTCTGAAGGGAATTCCCGATGACAGGGATGGTCTCTTTGACACCATCCAGCGTTCCAAAAACCACTATCAGAAACGGGCATACCAGTGCATCAAGTGTATGGTGGCCCTCTTCAGTAATTGCTCTGTGGCTTACCAGATCCTCCAG AGTAACGGTGATCTGAAACGAAAGTGGACGTGGGCTGTAGAGTGGCTCGGCGACGAGCTCGAGAGGCGGCCATACTCCGGCAACCCGCAGTACACGTACAACAACTGGTCACCTCCGGTCCAGAGCAATGAAACGTCCAACGGTTACTTCCTGGAGCGCTCGCACAGCGCACGCATGACTCTTGCCAAGGCCTGCGAACTTTGTCCTGAGGAG GAGCCAGATGAACAGGAAGCCCCTGACGATCAAGACTCTTCGCCGCCTGAGGACACTTCTTTGTACCCACACTCTCCTGGAACGACACAGTTTCAGCAG AACAACCACCCACATGGGCAGCCATACACTGGCCCCGCCGCGCAGCACATGAACAACCCTCAGCGCCCCGGCCCTGCCTCAGCTCCACCCCCGGGCCCCACGCAGGCTCCGACTCCAGTTCCAGCCCCAGGCCCCGGCGGCCCCAGCCCAGGCCCGAGAGCACAAGAGAATTCGGAGAGCACGGAAGAGATAGCCCCTGCCCCGACCCCAGCCCCCGCCTCCACCCCGGCTCCCGCCCTGCCTAAGGAATAA